tatgttttgtttttctgAATTGATCCTGTTATTAGAGTCATATTCTTTGTTGCACTTGCCAACaaagttattaatatatcttCTTATGGCTGCATATAGTGCAAAGTATGTTTTGGAGATTGAATTATGATTTTGGCCTGATAGGTGCTTTTGTGTATCTTTCAGCTAGTTGACTAACAAGTATTTGGTTCTTTTCATGCTGAGGTCCTTCTATGGTGGATTCATTTTCAACAGATGTGAATGATCCTTGGTCATGGCTCTTCCATTCTTGATTATTAAAGTGTTACAAGCTGTGTCCTTTTATGTTCCTTCTGCTTAATGTGGGGATATGATTGTTTGCttgattttcaataattatattaatatccGGAAAAGTCTAGTGAAGTTTTAGGGGATGGTAAAAGTTGTTGAGCCTTATGCGTACAAGGCAAACCAGGACTTAATGGTGCTTGCTATATTCTAGACTAATAATCACTGGGTTCTTCGGTGTTAGTGGTTGGCCTCCAATTCTTCGAGATCGTTCTTGGAAGGCTGTGTAGTTTGGAATTAATGTCACATTGAAGTTTCTAGTAGGTTGTTTGACATGCATATTTAGATGGCTAAACAAGGAAAAGGATTGTCCCAACTTAAAGCGAGTTAAATGGTGATGAGATGTAATCTTATACATTGTGTTGAAAGGCAATATCATTGTGAAGAAGGCTACGTTTTGGACATGTATCATGTAGATGGACCTGAAGGAGAGCAGGatggtttctttttattatattaaactaCGCTAGAGAGTAGAGTCTTGAGTCTTGGTAGAAGGTTACTGTGTTGATTTGACAGTTTTATGGAGTCTGTTTTATGTTCCCTGAGGCTTTACTGGTAGGAGTAGGGAGTCCATGCAAGATTACTCTCTATAATAGGATGCAGTTTCCTTCAACTTCaatagttagttttataaatttactggGTATAGTAAGATGTAACTTTTTCCATTGGGACATAGGACTAGGAGTGTGCCCGTGTATCTTTAATCCAGCCAGCCTTATTATGGACCATGTTAGTGACTTGATTAATTTGTACTTTCTATGTTTGAGTTTGATTTGACAGAGCCTTTGATTTGGAATCtactttatttgattttataagcTTCACAGGACTTTaccatttttcatttaaatttaaggtGCAATTGatgtctcttttttttttttacttaattttccACTGAAATCTGTAGTCCTCTTGTACTTTCACTTGAATGCTCGATATCTTAATTTTGCATTTTCAATTATCTTTtagcattttaatttatatttttcttttggtactATCCATAATTGTTGTTGAAGGATTCAATCGCATCTTAGCGCTTAAATACACGTATTATTTTAAAGTCCTTGacttttgttatattatactagtagatattgtgtttttaataactaattataatatctatatttttaaatttcgtTAAACTATTATATCcttctataaaatataaaatataaacgttAATTcgaaaaaatattcaaattatcTTTAATAGGTTAAATATTCTTACAATCTTTACATGtctaattaatattagtatttttatatttttaataattaattttaacatcctcttgtattattatattaaattattacatcACTCAGTCAAAAATAGATattcaaagcaattaaaatattaatttattttttaacttatttatgtatgtatctaaaaatataatttattattaactcgtattttttttgatttaacttaatagttaataatttgattaattataaaagattttattttataaattttttatataatttcattaaatatatttatttaattaagatatcttaatacaaattttaactttttcagatttttaataaaagttgaGTTCCCCAAATCCACTCGATGCGTATTTGAACGAAGCCACTGCGCATTCATTTGCTTTACTCGCTGTTTCCGTTAATGTAGATTAATTGATACAATAATACTAGTGATCTcaaaaatgttattttctattttgtgcatgggaattttttttttttttttttctgatgtttgagtgatttagttcattaaagttttttcttttacttcttGGAATTCGTTTATCATGGCATGAACAATACAATAAGTATCAACTCTACAAactctattttgatttttcatatttaatggttttttttttttttttttgcttcaattagttattattattattatttttcatagttTTGTAATCCTTTTAAgctattgaaaaaaaaaaaaaaaagaagcctACAACTTTTCATGATATGTTCTTAAAGCAACCTTTAATTTGCATGATATACATCATATAACATTAATGATTAGTGCTATCTTAACCATAGTTGATCTTATGCACTTAAATCTTATCTGTTCatactttaaattttcaatgtTATAGGCTAAAATCAGGTAAGATATTGGAGAGAATTAAAAAGATGGATCAGCTCAATCAAACAGACCCTGAAAGGGTTTAATCGCCTTTTAtttgctaattttattttcttaatccGTATTCAAAAACTGTGTCATTGAGCAGAGAGTAATGAGAAGAACAATAGGCATTACATTGCGATCTATTGGCCGATCTCACACTACCCATTTCGCTAAACCCCTCTCTACATCTGCATCTCATggtaattttaacattttcctgtttttcctttttctttttttcctttttttttttttttttcaatttctgtTCCAGGTGCGTTTTATAGAATCAATCATagttattgaaaaaaaaaaacccaattCTTGCTATACACTGGGAATGATTTCAAAGAGAATTGGAATTTCGATTCTGATGTTATTACCATTTTACTACTCCAAACTTGAATTCtggaatttattttcaattttcgaAACTTTATGCCTTTCTCAAGGTCTTTCATGCCGTGTGCATCATTTTATTctcaaaatcttttttagGGCTTTAATCTTGATAGAGCTATCTATAATCCTAATTCTTGgtgttctctctctcttttttctttttgcagttTGATAACGTGATATAATAACAAGGAAtgagaattattttaaagttatgCAATCGATTACACATTATGGGAATTTCATgcctttaattatttatttatctatttttaattgcAGTTATTGTTGCATTTTGACAGGTAAAAAGGATAGTTCTAATACCTTAGAGTCCAATAATGAGTTTGAGCAGCGAATATTTGGTGGCATTTCTGAGAATAGTCTACCTTTTTTCCAGAAGCTAGATAGAATTGAAAAGGCTCGCAATAGACCTGGTTCTAGAATGAATGAAGGAATTAGTTCGAATCTGGATGGCCTGTATGAGAACACATTATCTGATGGGATGGATGGGAAATTGAAGAAGGCAGCTAGATATTTTGAGTTTGATCCTGAGGAAATAACTAAAGAGGACTATATGCTTTTAGACCAGATATGACGTTTCGGCGTGGAATGACTTATGATACCAAGGTATGTAGTTAGTACTTATTGGTTCTGGCATCCCCACTTACAGAACTGCAATTTGATCTTATGCGTTCCTATTTATATGTTGAGATCACTGGTCTTTTATCTGTACGCACTTTATGCCTGTGATGCTCTCTGGATATTTAGTATGCCAAAAATAATGTGATTAGCTCAGTTAGAATCTGTGAAAAATTATGACGAGCTTTGATTTCGAACATGATCCTGAGCTCTGTCAGATGAGGAAACTGTGGGATTAAAAAACTTGGAATTGGTAGGATTAATATTTGTTACTCATATGTCATATTCAGTATGCATATAGTTTCCTATTATTTAGAAACTGCTTTTAAAGATTGGAGCTCTTAtggaatatatttttcttatgaaagaaaaaggcttGTTCTACTATCTCGCGTGGTCTGTGTTTTCCTTGGCTTCCAACCAAGCAAATTAATGAAGATTTTTCCAATTGTACTCTTTTCTTTAGTACTTGATCTGTGCTGCTGGTGTCATTTTGCATTCGTTATGCCATCTTATGCTAATGACTGTCTCACCTAAGTACTGTAATGCATTGCTTCATGCAGGATCTTGATCTTAGAAAGCCAGGAGTGCGCAAACCTCCTAAAAGATATGAATTTCAAGTAACAACAGAGGAAGTTCTGGAAAAAGCTGATTCTCGGGTGAGTAAACAATCTGTTGTTTCCACTTGTACATAGCTATAAAGGACCTTTGAATGCCGTAAAGAGAATCAAATGATACTAGACTGCAGTTGGTGAAATAACATGAAATGTGATAGTTCCCCGTGGCTGCAAATTGACACTGATTATGAGTTAACAAATACTCATTTAATAGCTTTTGGCCCATCAGTTGTGGTTGGTAAGCTGGTGAATGTCATTGCTTGGGTCTTTGGAGATGATGCATTTATCTCATTTGTATCTTTCCTTCGATTAATAGTAAGCTATTCAAGTCAAGTTATTCTGTGGAATTCCCATATTTGAAATAGTGAATTCACGGTGGAGtcttataatgaagcattttTTAGGTTCCTTGACATTATTTTTTGTGGCAAATGTGCT
The nucleotide sequence above comes from Ricinus communis isolate WT05 ecotype wild-type chromosome 6, ASM1957865v1, whole genome shotgun sequence. Encoded proteins:
- the LOC8288656 gene encoding LOW QUALITY PROTEIN: uncharacterized protein LOC8288656 (The sequence of the model RefSeq protein was modified relative to this genomic sequence to represent the inferred CDS: deleted 2 bases in 1 codon) is translated as MRRTIGITLRSIGRSHTTHFAKPLSTSASHGKKDSSNTLESNNEFEQRIFGGISENSLPFFQKLDRIEKARNRPGSRMNEGISSNLDGLYENTLSDGMDGKLKKAARYFEFDPEEITKEDYAFRPDMTFRRGMTYDTKDLDLRKPGVRKPPKRYEFQVTTEEVLEKADSRNVRFLSNFITEAGIMHKRSKTKISAKAQRKVAGEIKTARAFGLMPFTTMGTKSFVFGKSMQDLDEDYEYESFDRRTIDDTVGEGPLAA